In a genomic window of Erinaceus europaeus chromosome 12, mEriEur2.1, whole genome shotgun sequence:
- the LOC103108123 gene encoding C-C motif chemokine 3-like codes for MKVPGATFAVLLCTMTLCSQVFSGPLGADTPEMCCFSYVFRQMPLKIVVDYFETNSQCSKPGVIFHTKKGRKVCANPTESWVQQYTATLKQKPETGAREFQ; via the exons ATGAAGGTCCCTGGAGCTACCTTTGCTGTTCTTCTCTGCACCATGACCCTCTGCAGCCAGGTCTTCTCTGGACCAC TCGGTGCTGACACACCAGAGATGTGCTGCTTCTCCTATGTGTTCCGGCAGATGCCACTCAAAATTGTAGTTGACTATTTTGAGACCAATAGCCAGTGCTCCAAGCCTGGTGTCAT CTTCCATACCAAAAAGGGCCGGAAGGTCTGTGCCAACCCCACTGAGTCCTGGGTCCAGCAATACACAGCTACCCTCAAGCAGAAACCAGAAACAGGAGCTAGAGAATTCCAGTGA